The stretch of DNA TTGGCCGTTCCGGCCTCCACCAGCTTCGTCAGGACGTCGGCCATCTCCTCGGCGTCCGCGTTTTCCAGGAAGTAGACGTTTATGGTGCCCTGGGTCTCCTTCGGAGGCAGGTCCAGGTGCTTGATGAGCCTCTTCATGGCCTCCCGTTCGCTCTTGCTCCCGAAGATGACCACGGCGTTGAGCCTCCGCTCGGCGATGGCCTTGCTCGCGGCGGGCTGCCGCGCCGCCCGGGCCTGCTTCTGGATGCCCTCGTTCAGAATCTTGGCCACGTCCTCGGCACTGGAATGCTCAAGGAAGACCACCTCCGGCTCCTCGCCGATAGTGGGGCGGTCGATGACGCTCAGGATGCCCAGTATCTTCTGCACGTTCAGGCCGGTGTCCAGGACCAGGAGAAAGTTCCCCGGACCGAAAGACGCGATATAGCCCGTGCGGGAGACCACCGGCTGCAAGAACCGGAGGGCATCGTCGGAGGAGATGTTCTTCAGCTCGATGAGGCGCGCGATGTAGTTATCGTTGACCGGCGGGCGCTGCCTCGTCACTTGCACGCCGGACTGCCGGGCCTCGGAAGCGGGGGCTATCTTGTAGGCGTCCACCCCGGATGGCAGCAGGGCGAAACCCTTCAGGTCCAGCACCGAGCTGAACAGGTTGAAGGCGTCCTCGGGGCTGAGCTTGGTCGGGGCGATGATGGTAATCTTGCCCCTTACCCGCTCGTCGAATATGAAATTCTTGCCCGTGACCTCGCTGACGAACTTGGCCACCGCGGGAATGTCCACGTCGACGAAATTGAAGGTGACCCCGCCCGCGGGCGGGTCCGTGCGCTCGGCACGGGCGTGCCCGGCAAGAAAAAGGGCAAACGCAACGAGAAGAAAACACAAGACCGCTCTGGAAGGCCGTCTTTTCGTCATGACCTCTAATTTTGATTTACCGAATCGTGTATGTCAAGGTCATTTTTTCTCCGCCGCGCACGACGTCCAGTTCCACCTTGTCCAGTCCCCGCAGGGCCGTGAAGGCCTGAAGGGCCACTTCGGGGTCCGAGAGCTTCAGGTTGTTGACCGCGCTCAGGACGTCTCCGTTGCGGAGCCCGAGGTTATCGTAGATGCCCCCGGAGCGCACCTCGCTGATGATGAACCCGTCCTGAACGCCGTCCACCACATGCGGAAGAAGGCGCGCGTCCGTCAGGACGTGCTTGGGATTGGCCAAGGAGGCATCTATGGCCTCTTTGTCCACGACGTAGGTGTTCTCCCCGGTCTGCCGGGCGAAGTCCTGGCGGGGTGGAGCCGCCGTGTGCCGCGACGGAGGGGGCTGCGCGGGCATCTTACCGGGCATCTTAAGTGTCTTTGCCGCCGCCATGGGTGAGACCTCGGCCAGGGGGACCCGCGTTTCGGCTCCGCCGCCCTCGTCGATGACGATCTCGTTGGTGCCCACCCTGAGCAAGCGGCCCGCCCCGGGGACATGCTGTCCCGTCCTGAAAACCTCCTGCGTGCCGGACTGCCCGCTCACGATGGCGTACCCGAAGCCCCCGGGCCAGGCCACCGTTCCCAGGAGCTTCAGGTTGGAGGCGGCTTTGGGGCGGGCCTTCTCGGCGGCGACCTTCGCCCGGCTGGCCGAAAGTGGGCTGAGCTTCCCCGCGGGGAAGCCGAAGACATTGTTTGAGAGGATGGGGGCGTAGCTCATCAGCGGCTCCGCCCCGGGACGCCCC from Nitrospirota bacterium encodes:
- the gspC gene encoding type II secretion system protein GspC, whose translation is MHVLLVSALVLALLLLARDAVKFFLSAPGAEDAAPKGEARVQGRPGAEPLMSYAPILSNNVFGFPAGKLSPLSASRAKVAAEKARPKAASNLKLLGTVAWPGGFGYAIVSGQSGTQEVFRTGQHVPGAGRLLRVGTNEIVIDEGGGAETRVPLAEVSPMAAAKTLKMPGKMPAQPPPSRHTAAPPRQDFARQTGENTYVVDKEAIDASLANPKHVLTDARLLPHVVDGVQDGFIISEVRSGGIYDNLGLRNGDVLSAVNNLKLSDPEVALQAFTALRGLDKVELDVVRGGEKMTLTYTIR